The sequence NNNNNNNNNNNNNNNNNNNNNNNNNNNNNNNNNNNNNNNNNNNNNNNNNNNNNNNNNNNNNNNNNNNNNNNNNNNNNNNNNNNNNNNNNNNNNNNNNNNNNNNNNNNNNNNNNNNNNNNNNNNNNNNNNNNNNNNNNNNNNNNNNNNNNNNNNNNNNNNNNNNNNNNNNNNNNNNNNNNNNNNNNNNNNNNNNNNNNNNNNNTAAACGAGGGAAGTACACACTTACGGTCTCATACATTTAACTAGTACGTCCACAAATCTCTTGTACATGTGCTGCTTCATGTACATCTTCTCAACCTTTTCACGTCCTTGGTTAGCTAGTTGTAGCCTTGTAGATGGGTTTCTAAGAAGAAACAACAGGTTCTGAGCTAAAACTTTATTACCTGGCCTCCCCACAGGATGAAGTAGCCCTGTAACATTGTGCTCCACTATCTCTTTTGTTCCTCCAGCGTCTGTTCCAAGCACCTGTTCCCATTTAAAACAATGATTAGGATGAGAGAACATTGCCTTTTTGTCTCTccagaataagaaaacatggattcaTCTATCGTTTGTTTCTCACCGGAAGACCATAAGCCATTGCTTCGATAGTCACTCTCCCGAATGTTTCACCAACTCCCTGTTTCACAAATTGAAGAGGGTAAACAAAGGTTGAATAACGCATCAAAAAGCATTTGATAGTGTCTGTTTTGAGTGCAAGCCATAAAAGGATCAAGATGAGGAAAATACCTGGGAATTTGTTACGTAGACATCTGCAGCAGAGTATAATGAGGCAACACGCGTGGTCGCTGGAGTCCATAGAACAGAGGTCGATAAGTTTCCACTGTTTGACAAGAAGCTCAACATCTCCTTAACGTATGCAACTTTGTTGCTCTTAGACCCAACTGATCCAAGAAGAAGTTTAAGGTCTTGTTTCCGTGTTACGTTGCCAGACGACAACAGCTTTCTTTTACCAGTGGCCGTGAGAACGGCTGGATTTTCAATAGCAGGAGACGTGATCTTCATCTTCCGTGGTGAACCTCTTAAACGATGTCTGACTGAAAGACTAATCTTTTCCTTCCTGATGCCATTGAGGTTCTTGATTTTGGACTGATTACTATTAGTTTTAGCCActggttcttgttcttgttgtctcTCCAGTGCCAAGGCGGCAGAttcaaggagaagaagttgtCCCTTTCCTGGGTTTATGCTGCTAAGAGACATCACAAGCATATCCGTATCTGTCAATTCGAACTCCGTTCTGACTGATTCACGTAGtgtttgtcttttcttcttcatcatctcctgGGTCAGTGTTGGAGTATTTAGTGAACTGGAAATCCCGGAAACAAAAGCCAACTCATCATTAACAGACAGCGGAACAATAACCGGCTGAGACCTAAGCTTTATATGGTCCTCTTCACACCATGTTAACCATTGTTTGCTCTGTACTTCAGATAGAAAAATTAGCAGTttcactcggtcgagcacaggtTTTGCTCGATCAAAGTACTCACGCCGGTTCTCCATCACCCACCAAGCGATTTGACTTCCACCAGCTGGATGGTGATCCATGTATTGATCTGCGGAGATTGTAACATACATCATAATGAGTATCCAACCTTGAGGCAGAAAAGGAATATTGAACATGTTTTAACAattgttttgatgaaaaaatatataaaaattgcaCTAATTGAAAACAATCTAAAGTGAGCATGCTATATTTGACAACTTCTAATTTCACAATGCATCTTTCAGTAGGAAAGGAATGGGCTATGGTACGCATTTCTGAACATGATGGTCAATATGTACTCATGCAAATAGTGATGTCAAAGAATTAGCAGATCTATTTTTCCTTACCTATCCATGAGGCACAGACTGCTGATCCTGCAATAACAAGATCTGCTTTCATGGCAGTTTTGAAACTGAGTTCTCCTTTGTCTTCAACCACTTTGATCCTTCTCCTTGTGAGCTCTGGCAATAATCCACCCCTTCTACTCAAAACTACTGCATATACTGTTGCACCACAGCTCAAAAGCTCGGAAGCCAACTCCATCATTGAAATTGGAGCACCAGTCATTGATAGTTCATGGAAAAGTAGGACGAATCTTCTAGACCAAACAAGACGTTTAAAGTCTGATTTCCTGTCACAGGTCCCTGATCGCTTTTGCGGACTCCATTCAAGAATTCTATCCTCTAGTGATCCAAACGGACCAAAAAGTTTACCGTAGGTGACATTAGTCTTAGGAAGTTCTTGATCTTGCTCGTCCAAGTCCCTAGTCTCCATCACTTTCCTCACCCTTTGCTTACTACGAATCCTTGCACGTGAACTACGACTACCTTTTCTGGTCCTCCTCCTGGAGCTCAAGCTTGGTCGAGATGTGACATCCTCTTTCTTGGCCAAAGTTACATGCATCCTTTTATTTACACCTATATGGACTATATTGGTATTACCTACTACAGCATGAGAACTCCCATTAGCATCCAGTCTTTTATTCTGTTCCACATGCAAAACATCTTCTCTCAGTTTGCCTCCAAACCGTAAGAACTCAACTTTGCTATCATCATCATGCGCCCATCTGGACTGAACATAAAATCCAAGATAGGTCCAAAGAGTAATCAAAAGTAACCAATAAAGCAGACGGTTACTTCTGAACCACTGAACAGCTGCTTTGCCATCTCTACGTGGAGTCCTGCCAGAATGAACTCTCCTAAATGTAGGTGAACCCCTTGGAGTAGACCTCCCTGACAATGAAGACTTAAAGCTACCTAGTTTCAGCGGTGACAGCCGAAGGTCTTCCATACTATATTCCTTTACAACAATAACATCCTCAATATCCTCCTATTATTTCCCTAGACTTCAATACGCCACAAAACCACTAGCATCTAGACAAATTCCATTTCACTTCATTCCATCAGCTCTTAGCAGCAGCAACctagaaagatcaaatcaaTCATCAGCATGGaactatatatagtaaaacttATGATCCCAGTTCCCTCACTGctaaatctaaaaaaactcaaattcaaTTGGTATATGAAATCGCCACTTCCATATAAAGATAGAATCAGAACTGAAACCGCGTTGACGAAATCAAGAAACAGTTTTGCGATGACCAAATAAAAGCCAATGTAAGAAAAAAGATCAAGATCGAAGCGAGCATCTTTACTCTAAAAAGATCAAGATCGTAGGGAGTAATCTTACTAATTCCGATACTAAATTGAACTTCCGACTTGGTTCGCCGATGCTCGGAACTAGGTATTGAggcgatctttttttttttttttttttttccagaaatctacgattcaaagaaaaagatagagaagaaaCCTAAAATTCAATGTACTTCAACAACAAAACTAGAAAGAAGAATCATATCGATGCAGAGAGATGAGAAACAACACGAACTTGTAAAGAAGCAGACGAAGCAGATGAAGACGaattagaaagaaacaaaaaaaagaggacaTTAATTACATTGCATAGAGTTTTTCTCCGGTGATCTAAGCTTGAGCCACCACCAAGAGCTGAGCAGAGTCGcggcgagagagagagctcaGAGACTCGGAGTCTAACGGAGTCAGAGAGCTGCTGTGCacgaggagagagagagaggtggcTGATTCTTATTTgttagtatttgattttttttttttctttttttctcagaattgttcgttttctttttattaatcgtTGTTTTGCTGACGTcaaaactaataatttaaaGTAATCGTCGTTTTGCTTTTTTTCCCGAGTATGATGGGATGGCTCACAACATGTGTTAGCTAACACGTGTGGGCtactctgttttcattattagtattatactattatttggTTAATATATTGTGTGTGAATATTTCCAAGGACATTTGTAGagcatttttaaatattaactgACGTGtgacaaaataattttaagtttgaTTCCCCCCAAACAATATACTAGTATAAGAAAGAGAACATTTTCTTCACTTAAATTATGATGATctcaaaggaaaacaaaattatgatctgtttaattttatagataaatttattagccgacaaaacaaataatattattcaaGTGGTTACGACTTACGACGTCCTTTTTTTGAGTTATGTATCAGGAAAAATGGTGGTAGGAGTAGGACTAACCAATCTCTatttaatgtgatttttttacTAACAAATTGCAATTACAAGAACTCAAAATTCTCATGATTTCTGATTTTAGccctttttaagttttaacttgTATACAAATGTTAATACGTAATAGTACCTAGCTAGGAGGACACATATGCCTCTTAAATCGTCATTATGAGTCGATCATTAACGCTATTAAGCTATATGAAtgtaaagaataaaaagaatcatgatattctttatttttttagttattagtatgattttgttgatttcatCATTCAATTTCACACttatttgaaacttttcaagattttatctttttgcattaccgtaaaaagaaaaaaaaaagttttattataaaagacgattattttgtaacaaatctCTCAttttatctatctctctctcaaaggtCTTTTTCAACCTCTCTCCCCTGatataaccaacaaacaaagtctcaaacaaaacaacaccaGAAAGTAAAACACAAGAACCACAACTAATTGAAGATGTGCTTTAAATACAATCAAGAATCTCATTAGCTCAATTAAGCGAACTAAGAAACTCAACCCATATCTGTTCTGCTCTCTTTGTCGTCTCTAGCGCAAATTCCTCCGCCGCATGCTCGTCCTTTGCCTTACGCACCGCCTCGTGATACTCTTCGTAGGCCTGAGACGCCTCCTTGAGAAGCTGTGACAGACTCGTCGTCAACGACGTAAACTTTGAATCAACGTTCACTTTCTCTGCTTCTAGCTTCGCCAACAGTCTCTTGATCGCAACGATTCTGATGTGCAACGCGTCTCCTCGTTGAGCCGTGATCTTTGCCGATGCGAACACCGAGTCTACGGATCTCTGCTTCTCCATTGCGGTTTCTTTCAACAGTTTAGCTCGGGTTTGAGCAATCTGGACTCTCTGAGAAGCCTCGAGTCCTTCTTTAATGACGGTTTTGTATTTGGCTAGCAAAGAGATGTAACCAATAGAAGCTGAGCTGAGTACCTCGTAACGTGTACCGGCTGCTATAATCTCATCGAAGTTTGGATGGTTTACGAGATCACGTGCGCTTAGACCCCGTAGCTTCTTTAGGGTTAGCTTCAAGCCCTCTATGCTCTCTGATGTGGCGGATGATTCGCTTGTGGTAGAAGTAACCGATGACGAACCAAGGACTGAGCTTACCTTTGAGGACGTTTGTTCTCTATGGGTATGAACAAGATTGTTCAATGATATGGTGAGGCGAGAAGTCTCTGAGCCCTACCAAATTCAAGTCAAAAGTTATCAAGAAACTGTGATTGATTCAGATGTGAGAGCCTTCCATTGTCTATTCAAgaactatctataaaaataaaacaaaacctgGGATTTGGATTCTTCAGCGAGTATCTCAGCTATGTTAATGGAAGAATCCGTGTCTGCTTTAAGACCATCTTTGTCTTGGTTAAAACAACCACATACACCAtctgcaagaaacaaaaacagagagaattaCACGTAAGAATAGGTCTCTTGTAAAATTCTTTAACATTCACAAGAATGAGCTTTAAAGCTAACCTGCAGGCTTTAGAAGACCATCTAAACCAGCTgttaaaagaaagaacatataaacattGAGATATTAATTGTTtccttttagaaaaatatatatttgtgagaATCTGAAGTTTAAGTACCACTGTTTCCGGCATAAGTTTTCTGCGCTACACTTATGGTTGACGTACTCTTTGCAGCTGTTGACACAACACATGAAATTAAGAGCTATCACAGAGATTCTGAAATAAAAtgacataaataataatattgaagcAGTTTCTTACAGTCATCTCCATTAGTCTTTGCAATTGTAACAGCTGCAAGTTAGAATTAAACAAGAAGACCAAAACAAACTGTTAGAGACTTGTCCTTGTTTTCAAAAGAATTATTTAGTTCTTAAGATTACCTTCAAATTCGCGTTCGATTGCTTCCAACATAATGCTTCTCTTGTTTTCATCtgttaagaaaagagaaaaggacTGAAAACGTATCTCACAAGGCTCTGACTTTGAGGAACAAAACGATCAAGTTATTTACCTTGTTTTGATTCATTCTTTATCTCATTAAGGCCTCTTGTTGCggctgaaaaagaaaaatgaaacttCCCATTCTTTATCTCATTAAGATCATGATTACTTGTTGTATATGATTTGGATTCATCTGATTAACAAGACTTATTGCACCAAGGATAGTTCAAGGTTCCTTCAAAGTTAGAGAGAGGAATGTATGTTAAAGTACCTTCAAACTCGAGTTCAATAGCATCAAGCATACTTTTTCGCCTTGCAGCTGTAACAAAACATGGAAACATAGCTGATTCATGGATACattagaaattaaataaacaacaaaagaaataaggGGAAGATTTGTTAccatgttcatcatcatccttgCCATCGGTTGAATCAGTAGCCTTAATCTCTTCAAGACCTTTTGTAGCAGCTGTAAtgtaagaacataaaaaaaaaacagaagaaaacttATCTACTTGATCTGTTTCTATTGATTCACATTCAGCTAAGAATTGCAAAATGTTATGTGAAAGTAACCTTCAAACTCGCGTTCGATAGCTTCAAGCATGCTATTTCTCTTTGCAGCtgtaacaaaacataaaaacattatttagaaAGCTATGGAAGCAAGGTCAACAGAAAAGGTagagaagaaaaattattaCATTGTGCAGCGTCATCTCCTTCAGTGAAGTCGTCAAGATTTAGTTTCTTCAGGTTACTTGCAGCAGCTGCAAAGTAGTttgacaaaacagaggaaatgatTCAAGATATGATTCCGGTACCATAAGAACTAATGAACTAACAGATATGTCATAATTACCTTCAAATTCACGTTCAATCTCATCCAACATACTTTGCCTCGTTGCAGCTGATAACAAAGATATAAGTAAACCTCTCTGAGAATTACGCTACAAGAAAGGTTAAGGAACCGAAAAAAATGTCTAAATGGAAAGAGCTTCTTACATTGGTCTCCCTCCTGTTTGCTATCGGCGAGATCTTCAAGTTGCTTAAAACTCTCAGTAACGGCTGCAAGAGAGGAAACAAACTCTTAGAACTTCTTGGAACCAATAAAGATTCAAAGATTCTCTATGCATGTAATGATTGGTATGCCAATTTACCTTCAAATTCGCGGTCAATTGCATCTAGCATACTTTGTCTCTTGGCAGCTGTAAATAAGGCATATcatatattcatgtatcattgtCTAGGTTTAAGtgtggtggacaaaaacaaaaagtatcaATGTATAACAATATCTTACCTTTTTCtgaatcatcttcatctttgacAGTGTGAGCATTAATCTTTAGCCCTTTAAGACCACTGGTAACAGCTGCAAGTGGAAGAAAAGCAAACATAATCATAAATCTAAAAAGTCTCAGGACAAAGATTGTAAATCAATTGAGATAAATATTGAGTATGTCATACCTTCAAACTCGCGTTCAATTGCATCTAGCATATTCTCTCTCTTTGCAGCTACAACAAGACATAAGATATATGTTCTGAATACTGTATCTGAGACTAAAAGATCATTGAAATAGAGGGAAACACAATATTACAGTGTGCTTCATCATCTTTGCTTGAGGTTGAGTGCCTTAGTTCTTCAAGACCTTTTGTAGCTTCTGCAAACAGAGTAAAAAACAGAGGTTTAGGATGGTTCTGCAGAAGATATCTAATTAAGACAAGATACTTGTTAATCAAGATACCTACCTTCGAACTCTCTTTCGATCTCTTCTAGCATCTTTTCTCTCCTTGCAGCTACATTAAGACAACAAAACCTGACTCAAGAGTACTATAACATGTAAGACAAGGcatcaaacaacataaaaacgAGAGAGTTTTCTTTACCGTGTTCTTCATCATTGACCCCAGTTAAATCATCAGCCTTTAGTTGTTCAAGACCCTTTGTAGCAGCTGCAAG comes from Camelina sativa cultivar DH55 chromosome 19, Cs, whole genome shotgun sequence and encodes:
- the LOC104765426 gene encoding uncharacterized protein LOC104765426, whose protein sequence is MEDLRLSPLKLGSFKSSLSGRSTPRGSPTFRRVHSGRTPRRDGKAAVQWFRSNRLLYWLLLITLWTYLGFYVQSRWAHDDDSKVEFLRFGGKLREDVLHVEQNKRLDANGSSHAVVGNTNIVHIGVNKRMHVTLAKKEDVTSRPSLSSRRRTRKGSRSSRARIRSKQRVRKVMETRDLDEQDQELPKTNVTYGKLFGPFGSLEDRILEWSPQKRSGTCDRKSDFKRLVWSRRFVLLFHELSMTGAPISMMELASELLSCGATVYAVVLSRRGGLLPELTRRRIKVVEDKGELSFKTAMKADLVIAGSAVCASWIDQYMDHHPAGGSQIAWWVMENRREYFDRAKPVLDRVKLLIFLSEVQSKQWLTWCEEDHIKLRSQPVIVPLSVNDELAFVSGISSSLNTPTLTQEMMKKKRQTLRESVRTEFELTDTDMLVMSLSSINPGKGQLLLLESAALALERQQEQEPVAKTNSNQSKIKNLNGIRKEKISLSVRHRLRGSPRKMKITSPAIENPAVLTATGKRKLLSSGNVTRKQDLKLLLGSVGSKSNKVAYVKEMLSFLSNSGNLSTSVLWTPATTRVASLYSAADVYVTNSQGVGETFGRVTIEAMAYGLPVLGTDAGGTKEIVEHNVTGLLHPVGRPGNKVLAQNLLFLLRNPSTRLQLANQGREKVEKMYMKQHMYKRFVDVLVKCMRP
- the LOC104765427 gene encoding TSA1-like protein isoform X2 encodes the protein MRTKFLALGLSLCLVLSSFYEVSCQDGGTGGLSVGLIEHEYQANVNSLQGNEAADKTDTSGQKNSTAADNNTISLSLTEESVEILKESVDASAQVGAVTDEVKKSSSMLDHIELEFEAHVNELKKAESDVINKVDESKDDEEAARRHKMLEAIEREFEAAAAGFEQLKIDDSTQGIDDEQSAKRQSMLDEIERDFEAATKGLEQLKADDLTGVNDEEHAARREKMLEEIEREFEEATKGLEELRHSTSSKDDEAHSAKRENMLDAIEREFEAVTSGLKGLKINAHTVKDEDDSEKAAKRQSMLDAIDREFEAVTESFKQLEDLADSKQEGDQSATRQSMLDEIEREFEAAASNLKKLNLDDFTEGDDAAQSAKRNSMLEAIEREFEAATKGLEEIKATDSTDGKDDDEHAARRKSMLDAIELEFEAATRGLNEIKNESKQDENKRSIMLEAIEREFEAVTIAKTNGDDSAKSTSTISVAQKTYAGNSAGLDGLLKPADGVCGCFNQDKDGLKADTDSSINIAEILAEESKSQGSETSRLTISLNNLVHTHREQTSSKVSSVLGSSSVTSTTSESSATSESIEGLKLTLKKLRGLSARDLVNHPNFDEIIAAGTRYEVLSSASIGYISLLAKYKTVIKEGLEASQRVQIAQTRAKLLKETAMEKQRSVDSVFASAKITAQRGDALHIRIVAIKRLLAKLEAEKVNVDSKFTSLTTSLSQLLKEASQAYEEYHEAVRKAKDEHAAEEFALETTKRAEQIWVEFLSSLN
- the LOC104765427 gene encoding TSA1-like protein isoform X1, with product MRTKFLALGLSLCLVLSSFYEVSCQDGGTGGLSVGLIEHEYQANVNSLQGNEAADKTDTSGQKNSTAADNNTISLSLTEESVEILKESVDASAQVGAVTDEVKKSSSMLDHIELEFEAHVNELKKAESDVINKVDESKDDEEAARRHKMLEAIEREFEELLAAAAAGFEQLKIDDSTQGIDDEQSAKRQSMLDEIERDFEAATKGLEQLKADDLTGVNDEEHAARREKMLEEIEREFEEATKGLEELRHSTSSKDDEAHSAKRENMLDAIEREFEAVTSGLKGLKINAHTVKDEDDSEKAAKRQSMLDAIDREFEAVTESFKQLEDLADSKQEGDQSATRQSMLDEIEREFEAAASNLKKLNLDDFTEGDDAAQSAKRNSMLEAIEREFEAATKGLEEIKATDSTDGKDDDEHAARRKSMLDAIELEFEAATRGLNEIKNESKQDENKRSIMLEAIEREFEAVTIAKTNGDDSAKSTSTISVAQKTYAGNSAGLDGLLKPADGVCGCFNQDKDGLKADTDSSINIAEILAEESKSQGSETSRLTISLNNLVHTHREQTSSKVSSVLGSSSVTSTTSESSATSESIEGLKLTLKKLRGLSARDLVNHPNFDEIIAAGTRYEVLSSASIGYISLLAKYKTVIKEGLEASQRVQIAQTRAKLLKETAMEKQRSVDSVFASAKITAQRGDALHIRIVAIKRLLAKLEAEKVNVDSKFTSLTTSLSQLLKEASQAYEEYHEAVRKAKDEHAAEEFALETTKRAEQIWVEFLSSLN